From Drosophila busckii strain San Diego stock center, stock number 13000-0081.31 unplaced genomic scaffold, ASM1175060v1 chrUn_07, whole genome shotgun sequence, one genomic window encodes:
- the LOC108599371 gene encoding uncharacterized protein LOC108599371 produces the protein MPNFNGAIIMHALQLLKTPATLREIIVTIAKNTDLPQNDLLKPVKQTLEMGHRYGYLQKLNGRYFLVPMTFETLMSEMDELTQPLSTSEGSQGTDPPKQKTQKKQEPNMKMLKKPLASEEPNESTTTLMPPQVIVPKPDCCFIQTKPKRSRLPLK, from the exons atgccGAATTTCAATGGCGCTATTATAATGCACGCATTGCAATTGCTCAAAACTCCGGCGACACTACGTGAAATTATTGTGACCATAGCAAAAAATACAGATCTACCCCAAAATGATCTACTGAAGCCTGTAAAGCAGACACTTGAAATGGGTCATCGTTATGGTTACCTGCAGAAACTCAATG GTAGATACTTTTTGGTGCCAATGACTTTCGAAACGCTAATGTCCGAAATGGACGAGTTGACCCAGCCGTTGTCCACCAGCGAGGGTAGCCAGGGCACCGATCCCCCCAAGCAAAAGACTCAAAAGAAGCAGGAGCCCAACatgaaaatgcttaaaaagCCCTTAGCATCAGAGGAGCCCAATGAGTCTACAACCACACTAATGCCACCTCAAGTGATAGTCCCAAAGCCAGATTGTTGTTTCATACAAACCAAACCAAAGCGTTCGCGATTGCCACTTAAGTAA